Part of the Ziziphus jujuba cultivar Dongzao chromosome 8, ASM3175591v1 genome is shown below.
ccccaaacaaaaatatacaaaatgtgATATAACAAGTATCCCAAAGACATCATACTGATAAGGAAATTACCTGTATGGTTGGCATTTTCTGCAGAGATTTTGGAGCCCACCAGATAAATATATGCATGTAAAAGACATAATTTTCAGTAACATTTGCAAATATAAAACTCAAATGCTGCAAGGTTAACAGACACTACTACCATCAAGTATTATTATGCGCAATGAAAGCAAAGCAAGTTCATAAACATAATCAATTTATGTGGTAAATTTTTTAAGATAGGTATTAAAAAGATTTTTGGCCCACTACTGCTTGAAACGTTGGCATAAAATTCTGAGCGGACACATTATGCTAAAATAGTTGATTTTATGAAGTTGATATCGATGATATAACCATAAGTGCTAAGCAAGTATACTTACTCGGTATTCATCTTGCTTCCAACATCATTCCACCAACCTATATTCCTACTCTATATTTCTTGAAACATTCATTAGATGCCCATAGCTATAGAACTAGTTACCCTGAATATTGTTGCTTCATTAATCTAAGACAGATTTACCTGAAGTTGAATTCCATGTTAGCCAATTCTTTGAAGCTTACATGGTTTTTTTCATTGTGCTCATCctattcattattttaataaatacattttcAGCCTAAATAGAATGTTtaacaattaattgatttaattttttccgtaataaataaaatgacttCAACAACCAACTTACACCACCATTTTGGATGACAATTGATCAAAGAAGTCATGCTCTCCTACTCCTCATCGATGATAAATTGACTCTCATTTTCAGTATctttaaaatgaaagaaagaacttCTAGTGAAAAGGAACACTGGATGATAACATTTCCAGTTGACTTCGAGTTTTCATATACTACCAGTGGATTTAGAGTTTGTTCTTAGACTGATCAGTTCAGAATTTTGTATACATAGAATATAAAGATCCATGGCAGTAACTGAATTGGTAACTTCgaggagaaaaggaaaaaagggaaaaaaaataataataataaataaatatgaaccaGTAAACTTAAATTTATATGGGACTCAAAACTTTCAGAGAAGAGTATAAGAGGCATAATCAAgctaaaaatctttaaaaaattacaagagAAGGTCAACAGTCTGAATTAATTTGtaccgttgaccaaggttgtTCTTTTATTCTTATAAACGCTAGCCGCAGTTAAATTAATAAGTTTATTCCTATACattgatatatacatacaaatgaTTTCGAAAAATCATCTCAGCCATTGAGATGGCTTCATCCAACAGTGTACAAAAGATTGAAGGTTGTGATGATTTGTGACGTCTCATATCCATAACTGTTTTTAACTTCCAATCTTTCATGTATCATTGAATTAGACCATTTCAATGGTTGTGATTATTTGTCAAAACTATTTGTCACAAACACAGGTACAGGGAACACTCTCCCCCTAATATTTCCTTTTTTCGATAAgcagattttcttttcttttttttcttttttttcttttttcccccctcttttGAACTGCTTGAATCAGCAGACTTTAGTAGGCTGTTAGGCAGAGCATAGGCTCTGAGTTCAACCGACCACTAACTTAACTGCTTTAGATATTCTAaactatatttcatattttagaaaattgatGGCTGATATTATTAGTTCAAACATATACCTACTATGCTTACAACTAGATGCAATTCCTAGTACAACAAGAATAAAGACAGAAGACGCCAGAAGATGCCAAAAGAAGTAATAATGGAAAATAGTAAGGTTATCAAAGACTTACAGTAACACCAGCACGAGCTACAAGCTTGTGTGGAACTGCATTGACATCAACACAATAGAACCGCAACCTATCAAGTAAATCTTTGTTAGATTTACAAGCCAGCTGGACTAATATCAAATGTGTTATCTGACAAAGAGAGATCTGAAGATATGTAAAAATGCAAGAAAATTGCCAGCTTcatctaaaaaatatttgaaaaactattttttgggtaatatacaAATATGAAATAGAAAGTAGGAAAGGAAAATCTTGAGCATGAAATACAATCCATAGAGAATACAGAAGCAAGATCTGCAGAGGAAATTGGTGAATCCCAATAAAAACTAAGTCACAGAAATAAAGCAAAAggaaaatgtataaaatatctGAACCTCCAAACAGTATCCAACTGTGCAATGGGTGCTGTGCCTCCCCTTATTGCAACAGTACTATAGCCgacaaaaaatgaaacaggaCTTGCTGGTTTTCCACCATACAAGACAGTAAACAAAGACTCAAATCACATTTTCTTCCGGTTTCTTATTATTAGTTGCTGACGATTCATAGAGAAGGCTCACTGATTTGTTTGGAACTTGGTccttaaagattaaaaaaaaaaaaaaacttacacgGACTAGGCAGTACATGAAGGAATACTACAAATagagtaaaagaaaaaaccaaaagtttACCTCGGATAATAATCGGCTGCCAACTTTTCCAGCTTTGGTTTCAAATATATGCATTTCCTGCACCAGCCTGCCATCCTAAAGACACATATTAAACTCAGTTCAGTATCCCATTTTCAAGCTttgcaaaaatcaaataaaaacagtTACTTTTAATCAAGTCCTAACAAAGCTCAAGGTTTCCTCTCCAAGAGGACAAATTCCAATTTCACCAATTCGAAagtatcaataagaaaaaaaaactcttatCGGATAAAACTTTCCAGGTCAGAAAACAATAGGCATAGACATTTCCCAATAAAGCCACGAAGAGAAACTCAAATCATTCCCACAAATATCTTGGTTTGACCCACAAAATTTCCAATGTACCATATAcccagaagaaaaagaaatacccACAAGAGAAAAATAAAGACTTTGATAATTTCCCACAGTTTTCATAGAAACCATACATTCCAACTGGAAAACTGACCAAACAACGATGACCGATTCTTCGAGCTGTTGTGCTTCAGCAATGACCCGGTCAAACTGGCTCTCGCTGGAAATGGCGGTGAGCTCCACGGACACCGGCGAGTCATCAAGCCCGTGCACAGACCCTTCTCGTCCCAAAGCATTTAGCACACCGATCCGAGCCTCGGTTCCATCAAATTTACAGGAACAAAGCAGAGAACGCGAAGACGAAGAGGAAGACGCTCTGACGCGTAGAACCAATAGATCAGAAGAGGCTTTGGACGAGTCACGTGACGGATCACGTGGTACTATGCTTCTCAGGAGTCGGACAGTTGGGTTCAGTCGTACGGACATGtcgtagagagagagagaactgaGAAGTAATCGAAATTCTCTTCCTctatttttctgtttcttttatgCGAAAGGAAAAGTTTGGGACCCGTTTGACGGAGGCCGTTGTGTCGAAAGCAAGAAGGGGGTGAAATTGAAACCGTGAAAGAGAGCTCGGCCGGGTGCTTGATCGCACGCGCACATGGCGCGCGTCAAATGAAGGCGGCTGTGTTGGTGGGGTCCAGTTGATGATCATGTCCAACTGGTGAATTCTGAAACAGGACTAAGCCTAACCGCGTCGGAAAACCAACCGAAAAAACTTGCAGTGTCCGTTGGATCGACTAGGAATTTGACGGCGGTGATTGAAGTTAGCACTTTGCCGCGGTCGAAGGCCACATGTCTTGCCACGTTGGAAATCAGTTTCTTAACAAAAAGtgctatttttatcatttatcagGTTAGACTAATGTATGTATCAACCGAAACGTGTAGgatatgattttgaaaaattgtttttacaGTACCAAAAATTCTATACAATCTCATTTTTCATACAATAtcttttcaatatataaaaaaatataaaattatttaatataatatttttaacgtttaaaaaatcttcaatttttaaaatttttaaaattatatattttttataaataatttacaaatcaaACACAAACCTTCCTTTACGATCGAATAAAAGGTTTTAGGAAAAGACTATTAGTTACCATTATGGTTGAAACCTAAATCTCATTCTAAAATTCCAATTAAAAAAgcttttttgataaaaagtaACTGATAgttaaaatttcaattgaaaactaaatctCATTCCACAGTTCCGATTAGAATACATTTGGGtataaaaaactaaattgacatattttataatgtaagatgcttaatatttatacatttatacaatatattataaataagaatcaaatattataagaatgtacaaatggatttttctgaataattaaaaaattttcagttttaaatttcaaattgaaaacaaatttcaacacacCAAGACCAAATATAGGAATGTTGTTTCAACCTAACTAACTATGGAAACTATTGAAATTTCAACACAACAAGATCAAATGTAGGAATGTTGTTCCAACCTGACTAAGCATGAAAACTGTTGTTCTATGCTAGCCATTGGTAagggataaaaaagaaaagccaaactAAAAATTACGAAACAACATGAAccatagcaaaataaaaataaaaaaactaaatatattttattattttatatttttgagatttcataatttgtatataatttttgtttctgtAACTCTAATTCATAGTTGGAGTATGAGCTAGatggagaaaaatatatattaatgattattatttGAGAGAAGAATGAAACTGTATAAAAAGATTATTCAAATaagtttaattattaaatatctttaatagtaattttaatgggaataaaaatataaattaataatagaattaTATAAAATCTGTTTGGTAGTGCAACTAAAATGTCtctataattttatgaaaatattagtattgacaaaaatataaaaagaatatagaaactataaatatttaacttGCAACATAGACTTTTACAtatgaaatatttaatatagtaaaacagaataaatacaatatttaaaatataattgttaataaaatagtcttaaaatatcaaaaattattgtatacaaaattaatacaatgctTGTTGGCATcgttatataataattttgataaataatattaaataattttgataaataatattaaaaatatatgaagttaatataatttataatatatcatCAATacataaagaatttttttatggtCTAAATTGATGACAATATTCAAATATATGATGTGCATAACAATATGCTCCAACTCATTATGTTAGagaaatttttcatataattgtgaatataccaaaaatatttttgtcaataaattttaactatttggataaataaagagaaatatgGACTTATCCAAATAAAAGTATAATATTCAGTTGAAGACATATGATAACCAAAAAACACAAATTTATAATCATTTTAAGAATTATATGATCCCATATAACCAATTGAATACATATTTGGAATTCCAGAATATTCATGATGGAAATAACTTGTATACTTAAGTTCATTTTATCAAAAGAATCTTCAGTACAAATAGAGTATCAATAATAACTTTTAGaagatttttcataaattaacaacatcaaattaataattccgaattcaaatccaaagaaaaagaaataaaatcctATGTGTTAGGATTAAAACACATGGCATGCTATTTTGAGCCCAATGATTAAAATCCTATGTAGCatatgtatattgattttcACATGTAAATGAAGTTAATGGTTATTTGCTTGGTTctagattaaaatttaatatttttactctttccatcaatttcttttcaaaatttttcatcataaaacatattcaaataataaaaaattttaattcatgATTGAAAAGCTATATCTTTTACTAATAATTTAtgataatattgatattttctacttataaccaatattttcatacacattttcatcaaaatttgtACTAAATCCTCAGTTTCCGTTGACAATTCCAATCTCATCGATATTAACAACTTGGACAGATATATCTTATACCCTTCTATTGATGTTGAGGgtattaaaattttgacaatCTGGATGATTTTTCTTCCTTGGTCCGACTAATATGCACATTCAAAACTGATTATCAAATAATCTAAAATTACCTTTTTAGTAgttgataaagttttaaaattttatttgcaaGAATTTATATTCTCTACCGACCAAATGCTAGTTTTTGGGATCCTAATTTTAGCGTTTATAATTGtctataattaaaatatcaattttaaccaTTACTAAATTATTAATGTCATTATTATCTTAGATATATTGGTGTTCTATTAAACGGCgttatcaattttttcaattgaatttgTTGATGCTGATGAGTTGacgttaaaaaataatcttaatttttttttttttaaaaaattttttgggcTAGCCATTGACGAATCAGATGTAATAGGTatgatcaacttttttaattctttttttacttatagttccttttttttttttttttgggggacatTTACTATAGTTGTGATGAAAAgacaaaatgttttaattatttagttatatattttacatataataaaaaaaataatacttcaaatagagaaatgataataaaaagtatatttttagtCGTTAAATACAGTAATAGTAATTAAAagctattatttattaaatattcaaatattgattttgaatcGTAccacaattataaaataatagtttactaaatatttaattaattctttttgaaGCTAATTACTTCTacaatatatttcaaatttattttcttaaaaagttaCAACTATACCAAACTAAATCTAAAACTTTTATAACTACTAGCTAGGATACCTGCTGGAGCCACAGACTGACATGAGGTGGCCATGACCCCTCCACCTCTTGCAATTGCTTTTAATAGTTTAGttagtttcaaaaaaaaaaaaaaaaaaaaaaaattaaattgtatcaaCTTATCCTCTTTGGTCtctcaaaataaaattgatttctttttatttttatttttatcatatatgttaatttttttttttttaattcagtaTCTTCAATATCCTCCTAGTTATTACATATAAATAGTTTATCAATTGAGTCAATTTCATTTATAAAGGTGTTTATCAATATATAAGTGATCATTTTATCCAATAACCAAACCGATTCAACATTGGttagttttctaaattttgcCATCCAAACCCAATTATTCATCCAATCTACAGTAAATCAGTTTGGATctttgtataattattttttgcttttagtTGGATCGGATTGGACATTAAATtgaattgctttatttttttttttttggctttttcaattttttggacttttttttttatttttttaaagttttttttcattttaaattacctgaatttttttacattaaaaatagtGAGTGCACCGATAGAAAAAAGCCATaggtaaaaaatatattcttttttgaatatattataacTAGATTAGTTGGGATcgaatttttaaattcaaaaaccgATCCAAAtggaatcaaattaatttttcaaaaataatttggactaacacaattaaaaattaattaaccacTCTAATTATATTGGATTTGATCGGTTTGATCGGTTTAGTtagtttaattgattttttgaatactCCTTCTCACTTCACAAAGTTAATCCTTCTCACTTCacgaaattaattttcttttttggtcttttttttctgttgatTTTTTCCTTgatatcctttttatttttatttttttttaaatgatgttctgaaaaatttgcaattatggtaatatttattttaaaaagactCTATTAGCTTTTTCCCACCCTTTTTTCCAAAGTAATATCTcaattaacctttttttcctATAGAAATCATTTGCTTTCAGATGTGCTTAGCATTACGGCACGACCAGCAAGCATGCAATTCAGTCTCAAATCCAGTTATACAAAGATCACATACAACactttctttaatatttttagaccATAAAGCTTTTGCACAAGGCAATCTAGACCTAACAATTTTCAACATGATCTGTTAACACAATATGAACCCACTCAATTTAATGAGAGTATGAGTTGGTATGTAACAGATCAGGTTGATAATGGCTCAACAAGTTAAAGACCATTATATTAACGGGTTGACCTGCCCATTAAaaaattgttgttattattattattatttttttattttttgaaaatcctACATTTTAGCTAAAATGAAAATCATGACCATagcttttcatttatatttatatatgattgcTTATAcgtgtttttatatattttatattatgaaCATTCTGCTTTGGTGGTAAATGCTAATACATCATAACTAACTACACTGAcataaatcttatatatatatatatatatatatacacactgtACACGTATTAtgtgtttgtgttttgttttttttttcttttaaattattttttgaacagggactaagtatttttttttaatcattattaagtatgtgtgtaattttttttatgtttttattattatcatttatttaatattgcattatctgttgaatatttatttttgtaattataatttttttagcatCAATTATTAAtcaagtataatttttttttactgtattcatttaaatatttttgtaataatttgttattttctttaacaaataattttataattaagtttAACGTGTTAACgagttaaataataaattacataataatttaaaaaaacaaatttgaatttgaatattttcataaaaatgctTAACATACCAtattatatttagatgaaaGAATTTTAACATTTACACAACACAACACAGCATAA
Proteins encoded:
- the LOC107413735 gene encoding thioredoxin-like 3-2, chloroplastic isoform X1, translating into MSVRLNPTVRLLRSIVPRDPSRDSSKASSDLLVLRVRASSSSSSRSLLCSCKFDGTEARIGVLNALGREGSVHGLDDSPVSVELTAISSESQFDRVIAEAQQLEESVIVVWMAGWCRKCIYLKPKLEKLAADYYPRLRFYCVDVNAVPHKLVARAGVTKMPTIQLWKDGKKQAEVIGGHKAYLVLNEVRDMIENGSTL
- the LOC107413735 gene encoding thioredoxin-like 3-2, chloroplastic isoform X2; amino-acid sequence: MSVRLNPTVRLLRSIVPRDPSRDSSKASSDLLVLRVRASSSSSSRSLLCSCKFDGTEARIGVLNALGREGSVHGLDDSPVSVELTAISSESQFDRVIAEAQQLEESVIVVWMAGWCRKCIYLKPKLEKLAADYYPRLRFYCVDVNAVPHKLVARAGVTLWKDGKKQAEVIGGHKAYLVLNEVRDMIENGSTL